In Sphingomonas sp. Leaf357, a single genomic region encodes these proteins:
- a CDS encoding 1-deoxy-D-xylulose-5-phosphate reductoisomerase: protein MKTVTILGATGSVGTSTLDLIEREPDRFEILALTANCDTEKLAAAAIRTHAKRAVVADEACLADLRERLAGTGVEAAGGAQALLEASAMGADWTMGAIVGCAGLEPVMAAVEHGGIVVLANKEPLVSAGDVILKAAERSGATLLPADSEHNAIFQCFDASRPGNVRRIILTCSGGPFRDWSTERMRDVTPEQAVAHPNWSMGAKISVDSATCMNKGLELIEAARLFPVPHDAIEIVIHPQSVIHSLVDYVDGSVLAQLGPPDMRTPIAHCLAWPDRMATPMAPLDLIAIGRLDFAAPDDTRFPALRLAREALDAGGARPAILNAANEIAVAAFLKKRIGFLEIAAIVADTLDRYDPPAPETLDEVLAIDAGARRIADERVKDCVR, encoded by the coding sequence ATGAAGACCGTGACTATCCTCGGCGCGACCGGTTCGGTCGGCACCTCCACGCTCGACCTGATCGAGCGCGAGCCCGACCGTTTCGAGATCCTCGCGCTCACCGCCAATTGCGATACCGAGAAGCTGGCGGCCGCGGCCATTCGCACCCATGCTAAGCGCGCGGTGGTGGCCGACGAAGCCTGCCTGGCGGACCTGCGCGAACGGCTCGCCGGAACCGGAGTCGAGGCGGCGGGCGGCGCGCAGGCGTTGCTCGAAGCGTCGGCGATGGGCGCGGACTGGACGATGGGCGCGATCGTCGGCTGCGCCGGGCTGGAACCCGTGATGGCGGCGGTGGAGCACGGGGGCATCGTGGTGCTCGCCAACAAGGAGCCGTTGGTGTCGGCGGGCGACGTGATCCTCAAGGCGGCGGAGCGCAGCGGCGCGACGTTGCTGCCGGCGGATTCCGAACATAACGCGATCTTCCAATGCTTCGACGCGAGCCGCCCGGGCAACGTCCGGCGCATCATCCTGACGTGCAGCGGCGGACCGTTCCGCGACTGGTCGACCGAGCGGATGCGCGACGTGACGCCCGAACAGGCGGTGGCCCATCCCAATTGGTCGATGGGTGCGAAGATCTCGGTCGATTCGGCGACCTGCATGAACAAGGGCCTCGAATTGATCGAGGCGGCGCGCCTCTTCCCGGTGCCGCACGACGCGATCGAGATCGTCATCCACCCGCAATCGGTGATCCATTCGCTGGTCGACTATGTCGACGGATCGGTGCTGGCCCAGCTCGGGCCGCCCGACATGCGTACGCCGATCGCGCATTGCCTTGCCTGGCCCGATCGCATGGCCACGCCGATGGCACCGCTCGACCTGATCGCGATCGGCCGGCTCGATTTCGCCGCACCCGACGACACGCGCTTCCCGGCATTGCGGTTGGCACGCGAGGCGCTGGACGCGGGCGGCGCTCGCCCCGCCATCCTTAATGCCGCAAACGAGATCGCCGTTGCCGCGTTTCTCAAGAAACGCATCGGCTTCCTCGAAATTGCCGCAATCGTCGCCGATACGCTCGATCGTTACGATCCGCCGGCACCCGAAACGCTGGACGAGGTTTTGGCAATCGACGCGGGGGCGCGTAGAATTGCAGATGAGCGTGTAAAGGATTGCGTACGTTGA
- the rseP gene encoding RIP metalloprotease RseP, translated as MIEAPGLFLTILAFALVIGPLVFVHEMGHYLAGRWFGVKAEAFSIGFGKEVFGFTDQRGTRWKFGWLPLGGYVKFAGDMNPASQPDPDWYLLPADVREQTFQAKPLWQRAIIVAAGPFVNFVLAFLILMGFALTYGDGRTPAVAREIVAGSAAAKAGMQAGDRITALGGRSVETFDDVAKYIQLRANETVQVDFDRNGRAMRVDAAVGSQTLRDRFGNEFKLGLLGIAPVKPVWVPVGVVEAPVVAVKRMGSILTMMVDSIGQIVTGKRPVSELGGPLRIAKVSGEQLALGIPDLIGLIALVSINLGFINILPVPMLDGGHLFFYAIEGIRRRPVPAAVQEWAFRGGLIAILALMLMVTFNDLGTFGLWKSLAGLIG; from the coding sequence TTGATCGAAGCCCCCGGCCTTTTTCTGACCATCCTGGCGTTCGCTCTGGTCATCGGGCCGCTCGTGTTCGTGCACGAGATGGGCCACTACCTCGCCGGGCGCTGGTTCGGCGTGAAGGCGGAGGCGTTCTCGATCGGCTTCGGCAAGGAAGTGTTCGGCTTCACCGACCAGCGCGGTACGCGCTGGAAGTTCGGCTGGCTGCCGCTCGGCGGCTACGTCAAGTTCGCCGGCGACATGAACCCCGCGAGCCAGCCCGACCCGGATTGGTATCTGCTGCCCGCCGACGTGCGCGAACAGACCTTCCAGGCCAAGCCGCTGTGGCAGCGCGCGATCATCGTCGCGGCGGGGCCGTTCGTGAACTTCGTACTGGCCTTCCTGATCCTGATGGGGTTCGCGCTCACGTACGGCGACGGTCGCACACCGGCCGTGGCGCGTGAGATCGTCGCCGGCAGCGCTGCCGCCAAGGCCGGGATGCAGGCCGGCGACCGCATCACCGCGCTCGGCGGTCGCAGCGTCGAGACGTTCGACGATGTCGCCAAATACATCCAGCTGCGCGCCAACGAGACGGTGCAGGTCGATTTCGACCGCAACGGTCGCGCGATGCGCGTCGACGCCGCCGTCGGCTCGCAGACGTTGCGCGATCGCTTCGGCAACGAATTCAAGCTCGGCCTGCTCGGCATCGCGCCGGTCAAGCCGGTCTGGGTTCCCGTCGGGGTGGTCGAGGCTCCGGTCGTCGCGGTCAAGCGGATGGGATCGATCCTGACGATGATGGTCGACAGCATCGGCCAGATCGTCACCGGCAAGAGGCCGGTGAGCGAATTGGGTGGTCCTTTGCGCATCGCCAAAGTCTCGGGCGAACAACTGGCGCTCGGCATTCCGGATCTGATCGGTTTGATTGCGCTGGTGTCGATTAATTTGGGGTTCATCAATATTTTGCCAGTTCCGATGCTGGATGGCGGTCATCTGTTCTTCTACGCGATCGAAGGCATCCGGCGGCGTCCGGTTCCGGCGGCGGTGCAGGAATGGGCGTTCCGCGGCGGATTGATCGCAATTCTGGCGCTGATGCTGATGGTGACGTTCAACGATCTCGGCACGTTCGGGCTATGGAAGAGCCTCGCCGGGTTGATCGGTTGA
- the bamA gene encoding outer membrane protein assembly factor BamA, producing the protein MTAIKVSKYGVRATTALLAGTMLSSLPIAARAQQAPAAPVRQLVTPAPVVAPVTRTIKSLRVEGSQRIEPDTVLSYTKLRVGQAYTNESLDQAIKDLYASDFFADVSIAGAEKGDIVLRIRENPVINRVILEGNKRLKEDKIRKEIKLAPRQIFTRTAVRQDIARIVELYRRQGRFAASIQPKMVTLDQNRVDVVFEISEGAKSKVRAINIIGNEVFKDSKLREQMATKQARLLTLLSSNTSYDQDRMAYDQQKLRQFYLTEGYADFRVTSAVAELTPDKKDFIITYVVEEGPRYKFGDVTVDSSIRDFDNKKLAEGLTIKKGDWYDAKKVENSVDQLSETAGLFGYAFTEVNPEFNRDRETLTMSMNFNIAEAKRSYVERVEINGNTNTQDKVIRREIRLAEGDAFNSFQVKRSTDRINSLGYFQDKFELKQNPGSAPDRVVLTADVEEKSTGELQLSAGFSSLESFIVQASIKQRNFRGKGQELRASVNYSSYSKSVELGFTEPYLFDKNIAIGGDIFRRDYNSFNLTASGDRNTTYQQVSTGFQIRTGVPLTEYWSLSGRYGLSFDNVTLDQSTYYSNGVCDPIKAGRYLCDSIGNRATSSVGYSLVYDSLNSRLRPSAGHRFIFSQDFAGLGGDVKYIRTKFDASKYWGIGGGFIASATAEGGYIKSLEGSRGPGIDKVRITDRFYLGEPEFRGFDIRGVGPRVQRVPYVTDSNGVQTLTTDKNSIVDDALGGRAYYSGRLELEIPLGAGARELGLRPSIYVQAGALFGVTKPLPTISTCTNGATLNCFTQSTDANGVTTIGSAFVPVLDTAGNQLYYFTQADGGLVSTSCRAGLPDASGACNGIIPNTPQGSTISPFLERFVGNSAKPRISIGAGVNWTSPFGPLRIDVAYALVKDKGDDTKLVTFNVGTSF; encoded by the coding sequence GTGACAGCGATCAAGGTTTCGAAATACGGCGTGCGCGCTACGACGGCTCTGCTGGCTGGCACGATGCTGTCCAGCCTGCCGATCGCCGCTCGTGCGCAGCAGGCACCGGCCGCCCCGGTTCGCCAGCTTGTCACGCCGGCCCCGGTCGTCGCGCCGGTGACGCGCACGATCAAGTCGCTGCGCGTCGAGGGATCGCAGCGCATCGAGCCCGACACGGTGTTGTCCTATACCAAGCTGCGGGTCGGCCAGGCGTACACCAACGAAAGCCTCGATCAGGCGATCAAGGATCTCTACGCGAGCGACTTCTTCGCCGACGTGTCGATCGCCGGCGCGGAAAAGGGCGATATTGTCCTGCGCATCCGCGAGAACCCGGTGATCAACCGCGTCATCCTGGAAGGCAACAAGCGCCTGAAAGAAGACAAGATCCGCAAGGAGATCAAGCTCGCGCCGCGCCAGATCTTCACGCGGACCGCCGTCCGTCAGGATATCGCGCGGATCGTCGAGCTGTATCGTCGCCAGGGCCGCTTCGCCGCCTCGATCCAGCCGAAGATGGTCACGCTCGATCAGAACCGCGTCGATGTGGTGTTCGAGATCAGCGAAGGTGCCAAGTCGAAGGTCCGCGCGATCAACATCATCGGCAACGAGGTGTTCAAGGATAGCAAGCTGCGCGAGCAGATGGCGACCAAGCAGGCGCGCCTGCTGACCCTGCTCAGCTCGAACACCAGCTATGATCAGGACCGGATGGCGTACGACCAGCAGAAGCTGCGTCAGTTCTACCTGACCGAGGGCTATGCCGATTTCCGCGTCACCTCCGCCGTGGCGGAACTGACGCCGGACAAGAAGGACTTCATCATCACCTATGTGGTGGAGGAAGGCCCGCGCTATAAATTCGGCGACGTCACGGTCGACAGTTCGATCCGCGATTTCGACAACAAGAAGCTGGCCGAGGGTCTGACGATCAAGAAGGGCGACTGGTACGACGCGAAGAAGGTCGAGAATTCGGTCGATCAGCTGAGCGAGACTGCCGGTCTGTTCGGCTACGCCTTCACCGAAGTGAATCCGGAGTTCAACCGCGACCGTGAAACGCTCACGATGTCGATGAACTTCAACATCGCCGAAGCCAAGCGCTCCTATGTCGAGCGGGTCGAGATCAACGGCAACACCAATACGCAGGACAAGGTCATCCGCCGGGAAATCCGTTTGGCGGAAGGCGATGCGTTCAACAGCTTCCAGGTCAAGCGGTCGACCGATCGCATCAACTCGCTGGGCTATTTCCAGGACAAGTTCGAGCTGAAGCAGAATCCGGGGTCAGCACCCGATCGTGTGGTGCTGACCGCCGACGTGGAGGAAAAGTCGACCGGCGAACTGCAATTGTCGGCGGGCTTCTCGAGCTTGGAGAGCTTCATCGTCCAGGCCTCGATCAAGCAGCGCAATTTCCGCGGCAAGGGCCAGGAACTGCGCGCCAGCGTCAATTATTCGAGCTATTCCAAGTCCGTCGAACTCGGCTTTACCGAGCCGTATCTGTTCGACAAGAATATCGCGATCGGCGGCGACATCTTCCGGCGCGACTACAATTCGTTCAATCTGACCGCGAGCGGCGACCGCAACACGACCTATCAACAGGTTTCCACCGGTTTCCAGATCCGCACCGGCGTGCCGCTGACCGAATATTGGTCGCTGTCCGGTCGCTACGGTCTCAGCTTCGACAACGTCACGCTGGATCAGAGTACCTATTATTCCAACGGCGTCTGCGACCCGATCAAGGCCGGGCGCTATCTGTGCGACTCGATCGGCAACCGTGCGACATCGTCGGTCGGCTACTCGCTGGTCTATGACAGCCTGAACAGCCGACTGCGCCCGAGCGCCGGGCATCGCTTCATCTTCAGCCAGGATTTCGCCGGCCTCGGCGGTGACGTGAAATATATCCGCACCAAGTTCGATGCCTCGAAATATTGGGGGATTGGCGGGGGCTTCATCGCGTCGGCCACGGCGGAAGGCGGCTATATCAAGTCGCTCGAAGGCAGTCGCGGGCCCGGCATCGACAAGGTCCGCATCACCGATCGCTTCTATCTCGGCGAGCCGGAATTCCGCGGCTTCGACATTCGCGGTGTCGGCCCGCGCGTCCAGCGCGTGCCCTACGTCACCGATTCGAATGGCGTACAGACGCTGACCACCGACAAGAACAGCATCGTCGACGATGCGCTCGGCGGCCGGGCTTATTATTCCGGTCGTCTCGAACTCGAAATCCCGCTCGGTGCCGGTGCGCGCGAACTGGGTCTGCGGCCGTCGATCTACGTGCAGGCCGGTGCCCTGTTCGGCGTGACCAAGCCGCTCCCGACGATCAGCACCTGCACGAACGGGGCAACCCTCAATTGCTTCACTCAGTCCACCGACGCCAATGGCGTGACGACGATCGGATCGGCGTTCGTTCCGGTGCTGGATACGGCCGGCAATCAGCTCTATTACTTCACGCAGGCTGACGGCGGTCTGGTGTCGACCTCCTGCCGCGCGGGTCTTCCCGACGCCAGCGGCGCGTGCAATGGCATCATTCCCAATACGCCTCAGGGTTCGACGATCTCGCCGTTCCTCGAGCGCTTCGTCGGCAACTCGGCCAAGCCCCGCATCTCGATCGGTGCCGGCGTCAACTGGACCTCGCCGTTCGGGCCGCTGCGCATCGACGTGGCCTATGCCCTCGTCAAGGACAAGGGCGACGACACCAAACTCGTAACATTCAACGTAGGGACAAGTTTCTGA
- a CDS encoding OmpH family outer membrane protein — MNTNTKMLLIAILAAPAATLGAAQANAQAVAVADPQGAIANTKAFGAAVAQIKTTYKTQLDQSTARRAAVQKEIEALALALDTDKNGQVSQQELEAAQAAKRPEIAAIQQKQAAVQQEVSRLEAPAARAQQYAAEQIAMKYEAALQSVVSKRSVQLIVRPDAVIFAQPAADLTPAITAELDTVVPSVSTTPPANWQPGQAGAAQAAPAATTAPAKKPTTR; from the coding sequence ATGAACACGAACACAAAGATGCTGCTGATCGCCATTCTCGCGGCCCCCGCCGCGACGCTCGGCGCGGCCCAGGCCAATGCTCAGGCGGTCGCGGTCGCCGATCCGCAGGGGGCGATCGCCAACACCAAGGCGTTCGGCGCCGCGGTCGCGCAGATCAAGACCACCTACAAGACTCAGCTCGATCAATCCACCGCACGCCGCGCCGCCGTCCAGAAGGAAATCGAGGCGCTCGCGCTTGCTCTCGATACCGACAAGAACGGCCAGGTCAGCCAGCAGGAACTGGAAGCCGCTCAGGCTGCCAAGCGTCCCGAGATCGCCGCGATCCAGCAGAAGCAGGCCGCGGTCCAGCAGGAAGTCAGCCGCCTAGAGGCACCGGCCGCACGCGCGCAGCAATATGCCGCCGAGCAGATCGCGATGAAGTACGAAGCTGCGCTGCAGTCGGTCGTTTCCAAGCGTAGCGTTCAACTGATCGTTCGTCCGGATGCGGTGATCTTCGCCCAGCCGGCGGCGGACCTGACCCCGGCGATCACTGCCGAACTCGACACGGTCGTGCCGAGCGTCAGCACCACGCCACCGGCGAACTGGCAGCCGGGCCAGGCTGGTGCCGCGCAGGCTGCTCCGGCCGCGACGACCGCTCCGGCCAAGAAGCCGACCACGCGGTGA
- the fabZ gene encoding 3-hydroxyacyl-ACP dehydratase FabZ, translated as MSEDAVQAAEAVTLGPLDIGRIMAALPHRYPMLLVDRVEEVILDRSIVAIKAVTINEQFFQGHFPGRPIMPGVLIVEAMAQAAGILALESLGLAGTGKLVYFMSIDEVKFRKPVEPGVLLRLEVEIVQKSSRSTKFAGRALIDGKLAAEAKFMAMIADPPKAG; from the coding sequence GTGAGTGAAGACGCAGTCCAGGCTGCGGAGGCGGTGACGCTTGGTCCGCTCGATATCGGGCGGATCATGGCGGCTCTGCCGCATCGTTATCCGATGCTGTTGGTCGATCGTGTCGAGGAAGTGATCCTCGACCGGTCGATCGTGGCGATCAAGGCGGTGACGATCAACGAGCAGTTCTTCCAGGGGCATTTCCCTGGACGGCCGATCATGCCCGGCGTACTCATCGTCGAGGCGATGGCGCAGGCCGCAGGCATCCTCGCGCTGGAATCGCTCGGGCTCGCCGGTACCGGCAAGCTCGTCTATTTCATGTCGATCGACGAAGTGAAGTTTCGCAAGCCGGTCGAACCCGGCGTGTTGCTGCGCCTTGAGGTCGAGATCGTGCAGAAAAGCTCGCGCAGTACCAAATTCGCCGGTCGCGCGCTGATCGACGGGAAGCTCGCCGCCGAGGCGAAGTTCATGGCGATGATCGCGGATCCGCCCAAAGCCGGCTGA
- the rpmE gene encoding 50S ribosomal protein L31, translating to MKKNIHPDYHTIKVQMTDGTVYETRSTWGKEGDTMTLEIDPLAHPAWTGGRGTMLDTGGQVARFNKRFGGLSFGKK from the coding sequence ATGAAGAAGAACATTCACCCCGATTATCACACCATCAAGGTGCAGATGACCGACGGCACCGTGTACGAAACCCGCTCCACCTGGGGCAAGGAAGGCGACACGATGACGCTCGAAATCGATCCGCTCGCGCATCCGGCCTGGACCGGCGGCCGTGGCACGATGCTCGACACCGGTGGCCAGGTTGCGCGCTTCAACAAGCGCTTTGGTGGCCTCTCGTTCGGCAAGAAATAA
- a CDS encoding PilZ domain-containing protein, with amino-acid sequence MFAAEFESAEVTGHRRAPRAPVSINARVGRGGFYRTLCKVTDLTIHGARLQTYSAMRKGDTIWLTLPLIGQVAATVMWADDFEAGCRFGHPLDTHAFDELTALATPVT; translated from the coding sequence ATGTTCGCCGCCGAATTCGAATCCGCCGAGGTAACCGGACACCGGCGTGCCCCGCGCGCTCCGGTATCGATCAACGCGCGCGTCGGTCGCGGCGGTTTTTATCGCACCTTGTGCAAGGTCACCGATCTCACGATCCACGGCGCACGGCTCCAGACCTATTCGGCGATGCGCAAGGGCGACACGATCTGGCTGACCTTGCCGTTGATCGGGCAGGTCGCGGCCACGGTGATGTGGGCCGACGATTTCGAGGCCGGCTGCCGTTTCGGCCACCCGCTCGACACCCACGCCTTCGACGAACTGACGGCCTTGGCGACGCCCGTCACCTGA
- a CDS encoding lytic murein transglycosylase, translating into MAAAAFVFSGGPAAAQDEAGFQAYLVQLRAQAIAKGVSARTLDMVLPTLTLNTRVIELDRAQPGASPNAAVPNFAPYQAQHVGAAIIARGRSAYQSQRWRLQRIEDQTGVPESVMVAIWGHETSYGVVMGGFDLPRALASLAYEGRRRQLFADEFIAAMQMVDRGVPVSQLKGSWAGATGGPQFLPSVYLRLSRDGDGDGRADIWTSPADTLASIGNYFTNAGWRRGQPWGLAVTVPAQFDRSGIANRLISPRCERVFARHSGWKTIGEWRALGISPQTRTWPDDRVLATLLEPDGPGKTAYLLTGNYRVILDYNCSNFYALSVGLLADAVEH; encoded by the coding sequence ATGGCTGCGGCGGCCTTCGTTTTCAGCGGCGGGCCGGCGGCGGCACAGGACGAAGCGGGCTTTCAGGCGTATCTCGTCCAGCTCCGTGCTCAGGCCATCGCCAAGGGCGTCAGCGCGCGCACGCTCGATATGGTCTTGCCGACGCTGACGCTCAACACCCGCGTGATCGAACTGGATCGCGCGCAGCCCGGTGCCAGCCCCAACGCAGCCGTGCCCAATTTCGCACCGTATCAGGCCCAGCATGTCGGCGCGGCGATAATCGCGCGCGGGCGGAGCGCCTATCAGTCGCAACGCTGGCGGCTGCAAAGAATCGAGGATCAGACGGGCGTGCCCGAATCGGTGATGGTCGCGATCTGGGGGCATGAGACGAGCTACGGCGTGGTGATGGGCGGCTTCGATCTGCCGCGCGCTCTCGCCTCGCTCGCCTATGAAGGGCGGCGGCGGCAGTTGTTCGCGGACGAATTCATCGCCGCGATGCAGATGGTCGATCGCGGCGTGCCGGTATCGCAGTTGAAGGGTAGTTGGGCCGGAGCGACCGGCGGGCCGCAATTCCTGCCCTCGGTCTATCTGCGCCTGTCGCGCGACGGCGACGGCGACGGGCGGGCGGATATCTGGACCAGCCCGGCCGACACCCTGGCCTCGATCGGCAATTATTTCACCAACGCCGGATGGCGCCGCGGCCAGCCCTGGGGCCTGGCCGTGACCGTGCCCGCCCAGTTCGATCGGTCCGGCATCGCCAACCGGCTGATCTCGCCCCGCTGCGAACGGGTGTTCGCACGGCATAGCGGCTGGAAGACGATCGGCGAGTGGCGTGCATTGGGGATCAGCCCGCAGACGCGTACCTGGCCGGACGATCGCGTGCTGGCGACGTTGCTCGAACCCGATGGCCCGGGAAAAACCGCATACCTGCTAACCGGAAATTATCGGGTCATCCTCGATTACAATTGCTCGAACTTTTACGCACTTTCAGTCGGGCTGCTCGCGGATGCTGTCGAACACTAA
- a CDS encoding septal ring lytic transglycosylase RlpA family protein, which translates to MVLAGCGGAVFADVPRIANAPAGLRDAPPASAPELDRAGHVLQGDYPPEPGVPAQDFAPEPARRQAHPPRTGAGYDAPPPAPVPDGQSQPTDMPPAVAASTGPRGTSGEAQRYDTVGYATWYGEEMQGSNTASGQPFDANAITVAHRTLPLGSIVEVTALDTGRTILALVNDRGPGQRDLEIDLSRGAAQLLGVTAAAPVRVRLVNATPPDLMALRSGHPASPRIDAPQSLLTALRRKLPLRAMPIARPAAASIPAPKPRPARRPLPMTDMPPARPEPQPIPAPISTSGIFVQVAALSNESKAKALATRLNGRVQRVGAIYRIQIGPYANTASAKAARDGVARQGYGDARIVQTN; encoded by the coding sequence ATGGTTCTCGCCGGGTGCGGTGGGGCGGTATTCGCCGACGTACCGCGTATAGCGAACGCGCCCGCCGGTCTTCGCGATGCGCCGCCCGCCTCGGCACCCGAATTGGACCGAGCGGGCCATGTGCTGCAGGGGGATTACCCGCCCGAACCCGGTGTTCCCGCACAAGATTTCGCACCCGAACCGGCCCGTCGACAGGCACACCCGCCGCGCACCGGCGCCGGTTATGACGCACCGCCGCCAGCGCCCGTACCGGATGGCCAATCCCAACCGACCGACATGCCCCCGGCGGTCGCCGCCAGCACCGGCCCGCGCGGCACTTCGGGCGAGGCGCAGCGCTACGACACGGTCGGCTACGCCACCTGGTATGGCGAAGAAATGCAGGGCAGCAACACCGCATCCGGTCAGCCGTTCGACGCAAATGCGATCACCGTCGCGCATCGCACGCTGCCGCTGGGGTCGATCGTCGAGGTGACCGCACTGGATACCGGCCGCACGATCCTCGCGCTGGTCAACGATCGCGGGCCGGGCCAGCGTGATCTGGAAATCGATCTGTCGCGCGGCGCGGCACAATTACTCGGCGTGACCGCCGCCGCTCCGGTGCGCGTCCGTCTGGTGAATGCGACTCCACCCGACCTGATGGCGCTCCGTTCGGGTCATCCAGCCTCGCCGCGAATCGATGCGCCGCAATCCCTGCTGACGGCGTTGCGCCGGAAATTGCCGCTACGGGCCATGCCGATTGCACGACCGGCCGCTGCGTCCATCCCTGCGCCGAAGCCGCGTCCGGCCCGAAGGCCCCTTCCGATGACGGACATGCCACCGGCACGCCCCGAACCACAGCCCATACCGGCTCCGATCTCCACTTCGGGCATCTTCGTGCAGGTTGCGGCGTTGTCCAACGAATCGAAAGCCAAGGCGCTCGCCACCCGGCTCAACGGGCGCGTGCAGCGCGTCGGGGCGATCTACCGCATACAGATCGGGCCGTATGCAAATACCGCTTCGGCGAAAGCCGCGCGTGACGGCGTCGCCCGGCAGGGCTATGGGGATGCTCGTATCGTGCAAACGAACTGA
- a CDS encoding D-alanyl-D-alanine carboxypeptidase family protein — MKNLPIKKLLAASVLTPALLFASAGIAAAPDFPTPAPVAYLTDLTTGAVLFSKDADRRMPPASMAKMMTVYVAFDMLKKGELKLGQTFPVRPETWQKWHGPAAGSTMFLSTGENVSVENLLKGIVTLSGNDACVVLAEGISGTEAAFTDRMNEAAKRLGLSNSHFGTSNGWPDNGVTYVTARDLAKLAAATIQDHPALYKKFYSLPNFTWGKTLGAGADITQANRDPLLGRVAGADGLKTGHTDEAGYGFTGSAMQNGRRLVMVMAGLTSANQRIQESVKFMDWGFRAWQSKPVVRKGRKVETAEVQLGNAATVGLVAGTDLAVTLPSGASPALQARVVYDGPIKAPIKAGQHIADLVVTSPGLPSQTLPLVAESDVGEAGFFGRAWAGLKGLFGG, encoded by the coding sequence ATGAAGAATCTGCCGATCAAGAAACTCCTGGCTGCCAGCGTCCTGACGCCGGCCTTGCTCTTCGCCAGCGCGGGCATCGCGGCGGCACCCGATTTCCCGACGCCGGCCCCGGTCGCCTATCTGACCGACCTGACGACCGGCGCGGTGTTGTTCTCCAAGGACGCCGATCGTCGCATGCCGCCGGCCTCGATGGCCAAGATGATGACGGTCTACGTCGCCTTTGACATGCTCAAGAAAGGCGAGCTGAAACTCGGCCAGACCTTCCCGGTGCGCCCGGAGACGTGGCAGAAATGGCATGGCCCGGCCGCGGGCTCGACGATGTTCCTGTCGACCGGCGAGAATGTCAGCGTCGAAAATCTCCTGAAGGGGATCGTCACGCTCTCCGGCAACGACGCCTGCGTCGTGCTGGCCGAGGGGATTTCCGGCACCGAAGCGGCATTCACCGATCGGATGAACGAGGCGGCCAAGCGGCTCGGCCTGAGCAACAGCCATTTCGGCACGTCGAACGGCTGGCCCGACAATGGCGTGACCTATGTCACCGCGCGCGATCTGGCGAAGCTCGCCGCGGCCACGATCCAGGATCATCCGGCGCTCTACAAGAAGTTCTATTCGTTGCCGAATTTCACCTGGGGCAAGACGCTGGGGGCAGGGGCGGACATCACGCAGGCGAATCGCGATCCGCTGCTCGGCCGCGTCGCCGGTGCCGATGGCCTGAAGACCGGGCACACCGACGAAGCCGGCTACGGCTTCACCGGGTCGGCGATGCAGAACGGCCGCCGCCTGGTGATGGTGATGGCCGGGCTGACCAGTGCCAACCAGCGGATCCAGGAATCGGTCAAGTTCATGGATTGGGGCTTCCGCGCCTGGCAGTCCAAGCCGGTCGTGCGCAAGGGCCGCAAGGTCGAGACGGCCGAGGTGCAATTAGGCAATGCCGCGACGGTCGGCCTTGTCGCAGGCACCGATCTCGCCGTGACGTTGCCGTCCGGCGCGTCGCCGGCTTTGCAGGCCCGCGTGGTCTATGACGGGCCGATCAAGGCACCGATCAAGGCTGGGCAGCATATCGCTGATCTGGTCGTGACCTCGCCGGGCCTGCCGTCGCAGACGCTGCCTCTGGTCGCCGAGAGCGATGTGGGCGAGGCCGGGTTCTTCGGTCGCGCCTGGGCCGGGCTCAAGGGTCTGTTCGGCGGGTGA
- the tmk gene encoding dTMP kinase has translation MRGRFISLEGGEGAGKSTQVRRLAEALAARGVETLVTREPGGSEGAEAIRGLLMSGEVARWSPHSEALLFAAARADHVEKTIQPALGAGVWVICDRFIDSSRAYQGVAGGIDDAAVLALHGFGSRGVLPDRTFVLEVPVAQGRARAEVRDGAAADRFAARGDEFHGAVASAFRGYAEHEPDRVRLIDASASAEAVTEALLAGLADLLS, from the coding sequence GTGAGGGGCCGCTTCATCTCGCTCGAAGGCGGCGAGGGAGCGGGCAAATCCACGCAGGTTCGCAGGCTCGCCGAGGCGCTGGCCGCGCGCGGCGTCGAGACGCTGGTCACGCGCGAACCGGGCGGCAGCGAAGGTGCCGAGGCGATCCGGGGCTTGCTGATGTCGGGTGAGGTCGCTCGGTGGAGCCCGCATAGCGAGGCGCTGCTGTTCGCCGCCGCACGTGCCGATCATGTCGAGAAGACGATCCAGCCGGCATTGGGCGCGGGCGTGTGGGTGATCTGCGACCGTTTCATCGACAGCAGTCGCGCATATCAGGGCGTGGCGGGCGGGATCGACGACGCCGCGGTGCTGGCGCTGCACGGCTTTGGATCGCGCGGAGTGCTGCCCGATCGCACTTTCGTGCTGGAAGTACCGGTCGCGCAGGGCCGTGCGCGCGCCGAAGTGCGGGACGGCGCGGCGGCGGATCGCTTCGCTGCGCGCGGCGACGAGTTTCACGGCGCGGTCGCGTCGGCCTTTCGGGGATATGCCGAGCACGAGCCGGATCGGGTGCGGCTGATCGACGCGTCGGCCAGCGCCGAAGCGGTCACGGAAGCGCTGCTGGCGGGCCTTGCCGACCTGTTGTCATGA